A stretch of DNA from Vanrija pseudolonga chromosome 6, complete sequence:
CGGAAAACATGGGGTAGCTAGGACTCACCGTTGGTGGCGTACCGCATCAGCTCGCCCGTCAGGTCAGACATGCCGAGCACGTAGTCCTCGGGAGTGATGACCACCAGCTGCGGTCTGTGAGTTCCCCACACTTTGACGCTCGATAAGACTACGCACATTCTCGCCCGTTTCGGAATCTGTCAGCTGCTCCTGCAGGTGCTCGAGGGACACGAGCTCGCCAGTCTCGAGGTAGTACAGGAACGAGTAGCCCTCGATGAACTCTTCAAGGCCACCGGCACTGCTCTAGTCAGCGACCTCCCTTGTGGTGTACTGCACTCACACCTGCCGGTTGAATCTCCAAAAGGTGGCcaggccgccgtcatcggacccagcggcgagctcgttgcGGATTGCCACAAAGTTGTTCCAGATCTCGCGTTCCTTTGCACGCGCCTCCTTGAGGTTCTTGGCGCGGGCAGGCGCCGGGGCGGTCGCTCCGCGGTGCAGGTGGAAGATGAGCTTTTTCGACAGCTGCGTGATTGCCCGCGAGACGATGATGATCTTCTCCCGGCGCTCGTTCTGGGTTCGGGTCAGCGGGCGTTGCTGTATGTTCGAACCCACATAagcgtccagctcggcacgaTACACCTCAAAGGTCTTGGAGAGGTGCTCGCGGCGGCTCATGGTGGCCACCTGGTCCGGCACGGCGCTGGCCATTGCAATGTCGGCCATGTTGATGTgcttggtggtggtgcgagtcGTCGAGAAGCAGCAGTCTTCGTGAAGTGACGCAGTGCTCCAGAAATCTCAAACCAGAGTCACGTGCAGCAAGAGAGACATTAGCCCGATTACAATGCGTTTCCTAATGGATTTCCTAATGTTCCCATTTCAGCGCCACTAACGTAACGTCACAACAAGGTCGCGTCGTGTTCCTCGgcttggtcgtcgtcgtctcgctcgAGCCCAAACCGTTCGTCACCTTGTACACTTCGTCAACCACAGCCCATccccccctcgcccagcATGGCTTCACTTCGCAAGCCATCCCAGGCCATCCCATCACGGCCAGCGCCGGGcggagcacgccgacgcgacccGCTGCCCGGCGACGCAGACCGCAAGCGCGATGCCCGCAAgtccaaggtcgaggagaagaTGAAGTCGCGGCGGATGAGCATAATGAGGTGGGTAGGAAGATCAGGACGTCCAACCCATCTAACGCTTCAGGTATGCTGGTCCCGAGTCTTTCACTGTCGGTCCTGGCGCCCACGGAGTCGACTTCTTATCAAACGACCCGTTCCAGGTCATCTTGGACGTCGCGCCACctctcgaggccgacgagtaCGGCGAAATTCGCGCCCCACCACCGATGCCTATAACATCACGAGGCGGATACTCCTCTCCCAAGGCCGCTCTTGGAACAAGAGAACTGCAGAGCTtagaggaggacgacgatgatgagcaTGGCAGCGTCCACGACGAGGCTATCGGCACCAGGGCGCAAGCGGAAACTCACCAGGAGTGGGACTTTaccgagctcaagggcaaggatgTGGATGTTGCTTCGTGTACGTTGGCCTCTGATTTCATAGGCTGACATTACCAGACGTGCGAAAGGTCATGACTGGcgccgatgaggaggagaaggcccgGCTGGTCAAGGCGTTGCACAAGCAGAAGGAGGCCAACGCGAAGGACCTGCAAAAGACGGTGACGGAACAGTACGCCGAGTTTGTCACCATCTCGAAGGAGATCTCGACGCTTGAGAACGAGAtgctcgagctcaaggagctgtTGACGGAGTGGAAGACGGTGCCCCAGCTAATGGGCAAGGAGGacacgctggcgccgacgctggACAAGGATGGCAATGGTGAGCTGGTCGACAGAGATGAACTCAGCTGACACCCAGTCGAACGCCACCGCGCCCGACGAAACtcgccgctcgacctgcAACAGATGTACAAGGCGCAGATCACAAACCTGTGGTCGACAGTCGAAGGCTCGCAGCGATATCTTCCCCTGCAACAAGGTCGACACCTCATGTTCGAAACACACAACTTTATCGAGCTCAATGCGGCGACATACAAGCCCAAACAGAACATCAGCCTGTTCCTCTTGAACGACTTGTTGCTCGTCGCTGGACGACGCCGGTTGAAGACCGGGCAGAACACgtcgggcgagagcgagcaaGGGCGACTGGTCGCGGAGCGATGTTTCGTCCTCACCGACCTTGTCATCACAGATATTAAAGACAGTGGAGACCTTACCAGCGCCCTCAAGATTAAGAGGGGCAAGGAGGTCTTACTGTACCGCACCCCAAAGCCCGAGGACAAGAAGCAACTCCTCCAGGCGTTCCGCACCGTGGCGCAGGACCTCGCGGAGAAGAGGCGCAaggagagcgaggccgagcaggagcgGAGACGGACAATGTACcagggcgagcagggcgccgccgcgcgcatgACGCGCATGTCCCTGTTCATGGAGGCTCGGCCGCTGTCAACAATCGGCACATCCCTCACCGACACCAAGGACCTGCTCTGGATCGACGAGTTTGCAGACGACCTGACCATGGCGATTGCCACACGCGACTGGGACGAGggcgtcaagctcgccgagagAGGACACGGCCTGATGCGCACCGTCGCCAACAAccccgaggcgagcgagatgcTCAAGTTCCGCATGGAGAGCCTCGAGCCCAAGCTTGTCGAGCAAATCGCCAAGGACCTGGCATCTACCGACATCCGCAAgacgtcggccgcgcgcctcaTCGAGCTGCTGGTCAAGCTCGAacgcgccgacctcgcgcgcgacacgtTCCTCAAGGCGCGACACGAGTTTATGCTCAAGTTAGTCCGCGCGATCAAGCACGAGGGTGACGTCGCAATGTACATCCACGAGCTGGCCGTGGTATGCTTTACCATTATCCGACACACATCCGACTGGTACATGAACGCGTTCAAGGAGAACCGCATGGCGTCAGGTGAGTAATCAATTGCGACACTGATCTAACCCGCGCAGCTGGCTTCGTCACATGGGCGAAGAAGCAGATTGAGTACTTTAGCGACGTATTCCGGCGGCAGGTATATGCGCCCGCCATTGAGCAGAACGTGGTGGACGACTGTTTGCGGGTCACAGCCTCGGCCAACCGCAAGCTCCTCCGTGACGTGGGACTAGACTTTACCTTCCTGCTCAACAGCCTGACAGAGCgggatgctgctgctgccgctcggccaccaccgcagAGCTCgcaggccgcgcgcgggTTCCGCCCCGACGTGTCATCGTTtgacgcgccgccagcgagcactggccgcgagccgcccccctcccccggcGACCTGTCCCAGGGTTCTACGGCGCCGCTGTTCATCtcccgccgagcacgcccgTCCGACGCCGGGCCGGCGCctccgccgtcggcggccaacggcaacggcctgCGCAACGTCAGCAACATGAGCAACGTGTCGGCCGCAAGCTACGCCAGCGACatgagcggcgcgtcgggcgcgtcgacgcccgtcccccgcccaccacctAGAAGCgagcgccgctcgcggccgcccccgccacgaCCAGTCTAATGTACTATATTATGCATGACGATGATCTCTAGCCAAACATCTTGGAGTACGCCTTCTTCTCTGCTTCCTTGCGTGCCTTGCGACGCGTCTCGACGCCacggagggcagcgaggatACCCGCGTCGTTGGGCACGAGGGCGCtggcggccttgaggtcggcctctgctccgtcgtcgtccttgagctgcgtcttggccagcgcgcggcggtagagcgccttgcccttctcggcgggggtgagcCCGTCGACGTTCAGCGCGCGggtcgcgagcgaggcggcgagcttggcctggGGCGGGGTCGTCttgagcgcagcgagcgcggcgttcgTGAGCAGGGGAATACGCGTGGTGCGGtacgcctcgacgagcttctcgtcggcgtcggcggggaacGCGGGGTGGACGTCGAGGTAGCGCAGCGCCTTTTGGTACTTGGCCAGCGCCTGGACAAAGTTGCCGGCCTTGAA
This window harbors:
- the Tsnax gene encoding Translin-associated protein X codes for the protein MADIAMASAVPDQVATMSRREHLSKTFEVYRAELDAYNERREKIIIVSRAITQLSKKLIFHLHRGATAPAPARAKNLKEARAKEREIWNNFVAIRNELAAGSDDGGLATFWRFNRQVAGGLEEFIEGYSFLYYLETGELVSLEHLQEQLTDSETGENLVVITPEDYVLGMSDLTGELMRYATNALSTGDHDTPLAVCNFVRTVKTLFDVIPESVLYKLKKKQEETTRSLEKIEKVCYALRLRLVEFGDKPEVLRAMAKRALDEANMSSSGGGGATEARDD
- the EXO84 gene encoding Exocyst complex component EXO84, which translates into the protein MASLRKPSQAIPSRPAPGGARRRDPLPGDADRKRDARKSKVEEKMKSRRMSIMRYAGPESFTVGPGAHGVDFLSNDPFQVILDVAPPLEADEYGEIRAPPPMPITSRGGYSSPKAALGTRELQSLEEDDDDEHGSVHDEAIGTRAQAETHQEWDFTELKGKDVDVASYVRKVMTGADEEEKARLVKALHKQKEANAKDLQKTVTEQYAEFVTISKEISTLENEMLELKELLTEWKTVPQLMGKEDTLAPTLDKDGNVERHRARRNSPLDLQQMYKAQITNLWSTVEGSQRYLPLQQGRHLMFETHNFIELNAATYKPKQNISLFLLNDLLLVAGRRRLKTGQNTSGESEQGRLVAERCFVLTDLVITDIKDSGDLTSALKIKRGKEVLLYRTPKPEDKKQLLQAFRTVAQDLAEKRRKESEAEQERRRTMYQGEQGAAARMTRMSLFMEARPLSTIGTSLTDTKDLLWIDEFADDLTMAIATRDWDEGVKLAERGHGLMRTVANNPEASEMLKFRMESLEPKLVEQIAKDLASTDIRKTSAARLIELLVKLERADLARDTFLKARHEFMLKLVRAIKHEGDVAMYIHELAVVCFTIIRHTSDWYMNAFKENRMASAGFVTWAKKQIEYFSDVFRRQVYAPAIEQNVVDDCLRVTASANRKLLRDVGLDFTFLLNSLTERDAAAAARPPPQSSQAARGFRPDVSSFDAPPASTGREPPPSPGDLSQGSTAPLFISRRARPSDAGPAPPPSAANGNGLRNVSNMSNVSAASYASDMSGASGASTPVPRPPPRSERRSRPPPPRPV